One Archangium violaceum genomic window, GTCGCCACAGGCCACCCTGCGTCCCATCCACCGGGTTGCGAGAGCCCTCATAGCCGAGTTCCACCCCTATCAGTCTCCACGGCTGGACGCTCGCGTTCACGCCCAGGAGCGCCCCCGTCCCGGTCAGGTCACCAGCGGCTCCCGTGAAGTTGTTCACGCCGAAGTTCACCCCCACCTGCACAGGCATCCGCTCCACCTCGACGACAGCCCGGTCCTGGTCCGTCTCGACGTTCACCTGGGCGAGCGCGGGAGAAGCCGCCGCCATCGCGAATACCAGGACTCCTGCATTCCAGCTCTTGAAGCGCATGGGTATCTCCTTTGGATTCATCAGGG contains:
- a CDS encoding outer membrane beta-barrel protein gives rise to the protein MRFKSWNAGVLVFAMAAASPALAQVNVETDQDRAVVEVERMPVQVGVNFGVNNFTGAAGDLTGTGALLGVNASVQPWRLIGVELGYEGSRNPVDGTQGGLWRHNVGALAKVGPTLGQNQNIHPFVGAGVGLSYINPSGDAEDSFRTDYVSEVPLALGVETQLGPVNAGVRATYRILGADNFTPDPDANSNLFNASLMLGGRF